The genomic interval GAGCATCAACTTCATTAAGCACAGAGATTCCTCGCTGCTTCACAGCTTCAGCTCTCCTAATACACGTTTCCTCGTGGCCCCTCAGGATGTCTGCCCCCACCGCGCTGCTCAGCAGGGTCTCGCTGCTGCTCCGCTTCAGCGCCTTCTTCTCCAGCTCCGACACCGTCACAAGTCCATCATCTGCCAGGCTCTGACCGAGCTCCCTGTCCAGAGATTCCCTGAATGAGATGAAAAAGGATTCTGGCACCAATTTCTCTGCATTATGGAATGTGTTTTCAGACTGAAGTATCTGCCGCATTTCGGCTACttctgcttccagctcctctgcccgTGCCCGGTACAAGTCTGTATCCACGAGCCTCCGTTCCAGGTCACAGTTTTCTTTCACCATAAGACTGTATTCCTCCTCCATGGTCaccctcttctctttctccaggTTCAGCTGGGCTTGCAGAACTGTAACTGCCTTTTTtaacttctcattttcttcttctagaGGGCTTAACTGACTATCCATCGAAGTAATCTTTTCTGCAAACACATGATCATACACAAAATACCTGCAGAAACAAAGTAAGTGTTATCAAAGGTAAGAAGTCCAGCTGACCACACCTCCTAAAGGTTTCCTGTCCTGAGTAACTAATGACATATTTAAACTGTGTGCTGACAGCCCTCAGAGCACTCACAGGGGCCATTTCACTAACCTATCAGTCCGTTTAGGAGTCAGAACACAGTTTGTAACATGAACGTGCCATCAAATCAAGCTCCCAGCTTAGGCAGAATGGCAGCTCGTTAACAGTTTCAAGTAAAACAGACAAGCTGATTGAATAACCAGACCTACAATTtaagtttaaataaatattgccTCAGTGTAGCATGCAGTACTTCGACAGTGGTGTTTTCCACAGTGCTCTACTCTTGTAACTTTTGTCACTGTTGATGGCAGAAAGCAGCTTCAGAACTGACAGGGCAGTTCTGTAGGATGACATTCTCACAAGCCTTTGGCAGTTTGAAGGATCCACTTATCCTTTGAATTGTCaagaaataacttctttttgGATGTACAGATTTATTCTAGAGTAGAATATATAGAATATTCTACCTCCATGTAGTGCTGAATCCCAGACACAACAGCCTGTTGGGTCTGTGGAGGTGCTTCACTTACAAAATTGCTCTCTAGGCTTGAAGCTACTCTGAGCTTTCACCCCAGGTGATTGTCCCAAAGGGCACAGTAATGCAGCTCAGCTGGGTCAAATTTAAAGGCAGCCCAGAGCTCCAGGCTCCATTTTACCACCTTCAGTATCATTTTAACCAGCTTAAGTTCAGGAAAGCTATTGCAGGGATCCTGccttctttgaaaagaaaatatccatGGACATCCAAAGAAAGGTTACgttacacaaaatattttgtatttagcaagtttgtttttcagattatCTGTGTGTCTGCTTTTATCTGACTGAAAACAGTGGGGTGCAAATTGCTGTAAGCTTTCTAAGCTACTATTTGATATGGCTGGAGACTCTGGGAGAGAACCCATCAAGACAGAAAGTGGAGCACAAATACTACTATGGTCTAGAGGTCAGACGCAGTGGCAACACCACACAGGGCAGATACTTTGCTACTTGTGAACATCAGCTAATTTTTCTGCCAGCCTGTCTGATACCTGTGCTTGTGTCTTAGTTTTTAAAGCCTTGCTTAAAATAACATCATTGTTCTTTACTATGTAAGGTAGGAAGTCTTACTGGCGCAGGTCATACAGCTCCTTCAAACAGGAGAAGCTGTGCATTGATCTGGGCTGGTCAGATCTCTCGTGGCTCATCCGGCCTCGTCCAGGCTTCTTCAGTTCTTCTACTTGTCGCTGCAGGTCATCTATGTGTGTTTGTAGATTTTCAATAGTCTCTGTCAAGCTAAAAGGTGGaaagacttttaaataaaaccgTCCTTTCAATTTACCAGTATTGTGGAACACCACTAGGCAGAGACAGCCACCCAGGAGCTACACAAACACCCCTGGACTGCTCCCACCGATTTTACCAGCTGGGGGGAGGGGTGAAGTTTGTTACCTTAATATCTTTTGTTGTgaagctctgctctctgcaacCAGCTTTTGATTGGTGTCTTCCAGTTCTCTTGCTGTCACATCCAGCTGTTCATAGACCTTTGCGTGCTGGTCGTTCATCTGGCGCAGGAGCTCCACTTGCTTTGTGAGGTACTGCAAGACAGCACTGCTGTTACTGGCTCACCCTGGGAACAcgagctgccactgctgctctgcacttcCATTCACGTTCACAGAGAAACAAGTAAGTGTCATAAATTTAAATTCCCGTGGTTGCTTTGGGAAGTTGAAAAGGCACTGTCAGTAACCCACCTCGCCTTTGTCAGGGAGGTTAAACCCAGGCTGATGAAGCAGCTTTTACCCagaggagctgggtttgttgTGCCAACTGTCTTTACCTGTGCTCACACCTTCTGGGTGGGATTGGTCTGTACTGCAGTCACCATAGACTTCAAAATAGCCACTAGTCACTCTGTCCTAAATGTTGCAGTGTGCTCCAACAGAAATTTTCTAACAGTGTTGACCCAAGAACTCTCTTaacattaaaactgaaatattggGTAGCAGCATccataattaaaattatttttagctaACCTAAGTTCTTCCAGTCTGAAGCAGCATTAGGTTCAGCACAAGAGAATTTAGGTTGTGGTCACACTTAAGTATGCGAGTTAATGTGTGTCAGGCAGTATAATCAAATTATTGAATTCAATCTTTAATTACTCAAAGTGAACTATTCCAGTTACTGTAATCCCAAACAAAGGCCTCCTGgcctttctgaaaaaataaagcttcaCATGAAGTATTCTCAATTTAATCCTCTTGGGTTTTACAGTTAGCAACAGACTGTTAAGTTTCCTGAATAATGTCAGAAAGCTTATAATTCTCAGTCTAAGAGCAGTTAACAATCACCTAATGCTCTTAATACAAGTGCCTCATATTGTCCCACCCAGGACAAGAGCATTTGCATGAAACAGACTTGAGCAAAAAAACTAACCCTCtaaatctgaaatattctgCTCTTATGTAGAATTTATTCCTTGCAATATATTCCGTACTACTACATGCTACTTACTGAAAAGCAGACCTCAGGAAGAAACATCCAGCAAACTCCTAGGCAGAATTACTTCTCTTTACACAGGCCTCTTACATATTCAAAACTTCTAATATTCTACTTAACCTTTTACCTCATTAGAAGATTGGTGGGTTTACATTTTAGGCAATTTAAGAACAGATAATAAGTTAATCTAGGACTAGTAATTGCTGCATACAGACTTCCAGAAGATCAACATGATAGCTGTTAGCTAGATCCTTTTGTAGCCTGTGCACACATGACAGAGGATTTACACCAAAATAGAACATAGATTAGCAGCAGAATCTCAATGTGACCCATTTCAGATTAACTTTCCCTATTGGTTATGGCtgaaggaaggagctggagatcCTCAGACTTTCTTCAGCAATAGGAGCGTGGCTGAGCACAGAAGCCAAGGCTTTGGTGCCCCAATAGATGTTACCACTGATCACAGTGGGCATTTGCACAAGTTTTAGATGAATGGAAGAGGTGAAGCACCACTTTCTCCACCTTTCATCTCCAGTATCTTCAGGGCTGGTGTCAAGTGGACCTGGTATAAATCAGACCACCAAAAGATGGTGTAGTAATAAATACTTTAGAAGATCACATTTAATTCACCTCCCCTGCAACTGAGCAcctaaaataaagcagcagttgAGACTTCTTGCTTTCTACCACATGATAAAAGGACAGTGTCAGTGCTTCCAAAGTCTGAGTGCTAAGAACAGATTCCAACAGGAATGCAGTTGCCCTTTCAATCCAGCATTTATTACATCTGCAATGATTAATCAGTGGCACACGTGTCAGCACAGAGGTCAGACATAATGATCCAAAGCTGTAAAATGCTTAATATGTTAGCATTTAATATATGAGATGTAATCTTAAGCACACCACAGCCTTTGACCCTTCTTTTTCAGTGCAGACAAGGTAGTGCCAtacttcagaattatttcttaGCCAGTTCTAGACTTTGCTGCCCATAAGATCTGAAttaatggcaaaaaaaccccaagatttaCAAGGATATACTGCACTGAAAAACctagtaaaaaaaattcagagtagCTACAGGAGCAGCTGAAAGATCACATTTAGGTTACAGACAAGCACTTGAAAGTTGGGAAAGATCAAGCACTAGAGACAGGATATGCTATTTGCACGTGTATCCTGTGCACTAGGGTCTCCTGCATTCCCACAAGACAGAAATATAAGCATGAAAATAACAGACTGAACTGCTTTTACCAGCAAAGTAGTACACCTTGCACACGACAACTTTATTCCCATTTCTTTCAGTGAATGCCTGTAACAATTCCTTGTGCCAGTAAGCCAATATATTCAGTTCCTCAACTGGAGGGTCTCTCTGGGTATTTGAACAGAGggttcatttttccttttctaccaGAAATCCAGAGGTAAGAGAAACTtctttggagaaataaaaagtttttgttgctgttacACTTTTAAACAGCACCaaggaaagacaggaaagaGGTGGTGGTGGCACTGCAGGCAGCATGTTACTGCAGCAGACAGGAACACAGTCTACAGGTTCTTTGACTCAACACAATAAACTGGGCAAATAAAGGTGCAGGCACTATTTATATGTcagaaacaccccaaaaactgttctcccactctctcactctcccttcCTCTGAGAGGGAGCTGCTAGGACAACCCAATATGCATCTCCTACCCTCACTgcggggagaggaggaaagagaatgaaGAGGTATCAGATAAAGCCTTCAAAAAGTAGAATTGACCAAGTCTTGGCAAAGTAAGATAttgagggaaaaaattaatctgtcCTGTCTGAGGTTGTGTGACCACAGAAGTACTTGACCCCGAAACACACCAGTTATAGATCACTGCTGGAAGGACACTGGTGACACTTCCTGGTGCTGAGGCTCTCTTATGTAGTCAATAAACACTGACCCACCAGAACAGCTTAAGCAAATAAACTGGCTTAAACCAACAGGATATTACATTCTTAATAGCACTAGACTATTTCTGTAAATCAATGTAGCTTAGcaattatatattttctatatttcaaGACAGTGCTAAAATGCAGCTGTTTATTAAGTAGCTCCACTCTCTGAGCCAGGTCAGTTATCACAGAGTTATGGTGTGTTATTTCAAAAGGTGTGTTGCAACTGTGTTAAATGCTTTCTTAACCATGGTTGTACATGCAGGTGTTGAACCTTGTGTACAGTATTTGTATAGCACCTTGGAAGTGTTTGTCCTCTCCAGATCTTAAGAATTGATCTTCTTATAAAAACTATTCAAAGCAATGAGTTATTTTCAGTCTCTGCAtaagtaaatacatttttttaatgctgtggCACTAATATAAATATCATCCATTCCAACCATTGTATCAGAATGAATAGGATAACAAAGATGATATTTAGCACATAAGAGAGGTAAGAGCCAAAGTAtgaaatacaaaccaaaaatatcttctaaatTGTTCATCACTTAATAATAATGCTGCATTTGTGTTAAGATGACTACTCTAAAGACATCTATATAGCTGTAAGTATTAAGCTTAGAATTCTTTAAGTTACCTGTTACCATTACAATAGTAAGGGTTTTCAGTCTGAAGTTGCAGCTGTACAAAATTCACACATGATATGTAACTGCAGAAGTGCTGCTTGCACAAAGGAACTCAGATTTTGTAAAAATCTGGTGTATACCAGTCACAGCCTGTTCCCTGTGATTCATACCAGAACCAAAATGAAATGCTGactacattttcaaatattgtcAGTCAGCAAAGTActgaatatttaataatttaattattagaGACCATGCATTGCCCTCTAATAGCTGAAGAAATCTCATTAGGCTGACAAATGCCAGGTCTGCAAGAACACAGgcaatataaaattaaaaaaaagaaattgccaAAGATGGCCAGGCTTTTCCACCCTGTTACACAAAGATGAGCAGCTTTGAAAGGATGGGTACATTTTTGGGctttattttccttggaaaatacagaacaatATATCCACTGTGTCCTATACTTAGATACTATTTAAGTGGGgttattttctgggttttattatttgtttgttgcctttttttgtcattgtacaggggtttttttacattgaaGTAGACTTTAGCTTCCTTTACCACAGCTCAGTTTAGTGGAAGTACAAAGCCCCAGATTTTACTTCAACCTCTCTTCTGGGTTATCAGCATTTAAATTTCAGTGCAGTAACCATTAAGATTTTCATATAatagtttaaattattaatgtatttatcaTCATATAATTTAATGTCATTTTACCTGGCAAGAGCAGCAAAGTTTAGCcataaaaataactgaactAACTTTTGTGTTAGTTCAGAAAATACCAgtcatttttcattaaacaagCCCAGTCCAACATGGCATTTAATGGCACAAAGCTTCTGGTAATCAGAGAAACACTTCTAAGTATGATCGACCTATACGGGTCCTCAAATtctcaaagcagcagaaatggtgAAAGATTGTTCAGTATTTTCCATCAAATGTCAAGCAATTCAGATTTTAACTATTATGTTGCAGCTCTAGATGCCTTAACATTTGGACCCCTTGAATACTTTACCTCTATCTCCTGCAGTTGCTCTTGATTCGTTGCATACATTTGCTGTAAGGATTCCTCTAGTTCAGTGTTACGGTCCAGTAGTGTCTTCCCAAGCTCAGCAGCAAGGTGAAGATCTAAACAAGGGAATCATGTTTGCAGGTAAGTGAAAGAAACAGTAATATAATCTAATTTTAAAGCATGTTAATCAGATACTTGAGGTACTTTTTTTACTGCCATAACTCCTCCCCCAAAAAGAAAGTGAGCTTATACTTAAGTAGAACGTTCATATATCATCTGTAAGGCAAGTCTAAGTCAGTCCTGAAGCCCAGAAGACACTTTTATTTCATGAAGCTTCCTTAGTCCCTCCTTAGGTCCTGCAGACACATCCAGCCATCCTCACCTTCCACAGCCTGCCCAACGTGGCTCTTTGCTACTTCACCATATTTACACCCAGGCCCAAGCTGACTGCACTCCTACCTGCTCTGCTGTTCCTCCCCATTACCCCTTCACCGAGGAGCTCAGGTCACACGGGATCAAACTGCTAAATGAAAGTTTCAGATGCTTTTTATGGTGAAAGAATAACATCAGAAGACACAAAATTGATGAAGACACGCAGCTATTCTGCCTTTCAAGCTCATAAACTCAGGTGACAAGAATTGTTTCATGTGCTCCAAAACAtcattttaaatgtcatttgttCTCAGGCACTTAATCTCAATTTCACTCCAGTCATCTTCAATCACCTCCAGGGTGCAGTGACTGTAGTTGTTGCAAATTAAGAAATAAGTCATCTGAACACTCAGTTCTGTTCTAGAGGGAAGCCTGATATTTGTTCAACAGCAACGGTAGTGCAAGATATTCTACAttattatgtttaaaaacaCGTGTAATTTAAAAGCTAACATCATGTGACAAAGTAATAGATCTCGGTGTTATTGCTAAAATTGTAATTACTCTGTGCAGGGTGTTACATGTTAAGAATCCAACAGATTTCTAAACTCTCCAATTTTCCACCTCCTTCCTCTCACCTGGACCGTGACCTCCATGCACACAATACAACCTAGTTAGTTTTCACATAGAACTTGCATCACTAATGggaaagagacagaagaaaagtcaAGAAAAACTTTGATTCACTTCAAGAAGActtaaattaataaacaaagATATGTATTTTATCATCAGTAATTCTAGCTAGAGAGGAAAATGCATTCCATTTTCATTTGATTGCAATGCCCTTGTTTTAACATGTTATCTTATGtctttcctgctccttcccaatTAATTATCTTATCAGCCTGGCATTGTAACAGATACAGCCCTGTTCCAGGATTGTTTTGTGCTAACCTTCAGTTTGACAGCCTGGCCAAAATGATTACTCCATCTCCATACATAAGCCAAAGACCAAAATCAGACTTCCAAGGACAAGTGAGTACAAACATTTGTCTATAAAGTTGTAGATGTCCAACTCTGGCAAAACAACAGCTGTGCTACTCTTTCACACTCTCTCTTACAACTCCAGTGCCTGGTTTCCTTCTTTAAGATCAGGTTCTTAGAATAAAtgccacaaaaatatttcaaagaaatcacACTGCATGTGAGTTCTTCAGAGTTTCAGAAGGTGTCCAGCTAGCAGCCCCATGGCACACTGAGATATATTTAGGAGGTTATCCTCACACAGCACCACTCCTTAAGAAACACAGCCTATGCTAGAGCTGGGTTTAAAGTACTTGGGTAACGAAATCTTAAGGTGTCCTACttaaatttttcctattttgtaaACAGATTGCATATTGTTTACTGATGGACAGAGTAACTCCCAGTCAGAAACCaagctgtttctttctgtcACATTACAGAATACTGTGGTTTTCAAATCCAGCAAATCCATTATCCTATGGAAAATGGAGGCCCAATTCCCCAGTTCTCATACTACACAGATCTTTACTATGAGCTACAATCTTTACAAGTAGTCAGCAATACTGGCATCATTCAAGGCAAAGACTAAATAGtccattcttttattttaatagagtAGAATAAGAGCTTTAGAGAGGATTTAGGATTATGCATAATGCATAATGGAATTACTTGCTGTCATTTCCCTTCCTAAAGTGAAAGTTTGTTTTGATGTTTAAGTACATATAAGAGTTTACAGTTTCATTCTTAAATGCCCCATCACCTACTAAATCAAGTAGCACATACCACACGGTCCTTGGAATACAGTTTGGATAACAGAATTCATGTCATACTTACACACTCATTCTGTTTATTAGACTGGCAGAAGCACAAATGGGCTACAATGGGAGAAACATGCTATTTTATAATTAGGGCAATTTGTTTCTGAGGGGGAGAATACAAGTGGAAGTGCTCAGGAACACACAATAAAACCTGAACTCCAGAGAAATCAAGAACTTAAATAATTTCACCTCTACTAAAATGAAGAATTTGCTTTGTGTCCATTTTTCTACACTGTCAAGTATTTCTAAGCCCTATAAAGAGCAAATTTTACGAGTGAGATGTGCAACACACATGTTCTCcagacacagaaggaaaacGGTTCATTTACATTTCTCTTGAGAGAGTTACTGCAGAACACTGGAAGCtcactgcattttctgttgTAAATTTATGTAAAGCAACAGCTAAGTTCTGACACAGacatgcatttttccttttcaccaCAAAGATGGGAGCAGAGAGGTTTTTAATAATGCAAACTGCCTGTGTGCAGATCTTAAGATCTTCGTTTTAGTAAATCTGATTAGTTGTGCTGGAGTTTAACAGCTCCATCGGAAGgctctgaaacaaaacaagactTCAAGGATACGTCTTCTGTGATGCTGAACAGCCTTCACTTACCAGCACTTCACATTCTCTTCTGACAGCATTACTATGGgtgaaaaagagataaaagcaGCACCAAAATCCTTCTCTTCTACTTTTTCACAGCCCACCTAACAAAATTATTCAGAGAATTTTCAATCTAAAACTAAGCCTGTTCTTTTAAAGAGCAAAAGGCATTAATGTAGTGCAAGATATATAAGTAAGCCTAGTTGAAGTTTACTTAACTGTAAAataaactcttattttttttatttagtttcacATCTCCTATTCTGTATTCAGAATACTCTCTGTTCTGTAGAAATGAGTAACAGCAAGCTGTAAAAAGAGCAGCCAtagaaaagaattctttttcaAAGGTCAGCATACTGCAGCAAAACATGGACGTTCCAGAAGGATGGCTGTTCCCATCCTTACAAGAATTCCATGAccattctgttttcctgaacaGCATGCCAGAAAATGCCATCCTCCCTTGTCAAGGCAAAAGCGTGG from Chiroxiphia lanceolata isolate bChiLan1 chromosome 16, bChiLan1.pri, whole genome shotgun sequence carries:
- the CDR2 gene encoding cerebellar degeneration-related protein 2, encoding MLADSLVEEFEIREDEPWYDQQDLQQDLHLAAELGKTLLDRNTELEESLQQMYATNQEQLQEIEYLTKQVELLRQMNDQHAKVYEQLDVTARELEDTNQKLVAESRASQQKILSLTETIENLQTHIDDLQRQVEELKKPGRGRMSHERSDQPRSMHSFSCLKELYDLRQYFVYDHVFAEKITSMDSQLSPLEEENEKLKKAVTVLQAQLNLEKEKRVTMEEEYSLMVKENCDLERRLVDTDLYRARAEELEAEVAEMRQILQSENTFHNAEKLVPESFFISFRESLDRELGQSLADDGLVTVSELEKKALKRSSSETLLSSAVGADILRGHEETCIRRAEAVKQRGISVLNEVDAQYNALKVKYEELLKKCQMDEDCLKHKAVQTLKQYSKDLNVGNTQYDLSASNQEFTVVELSDSPTNALPEYKALFKEIFSCIRKTKEEIDEHRAKYKTLSSQP